One Methylobacterium oryzae DNA window includes the following coding sequences:
- a CDS encoding NYN domain-containing protein, translating into MPVTQRSAIFIDGANLYATTKALGFDIDYKKLLKEFQSRENLLRAFYYTAMIEDQEYSSIRPLIDWLDYNGYRVVTKPVKEFTDSMGRRKYKGNMDIELAIDALELSPHIDHMILFSGDGDFRSLVEAMQRRGVKVTVISTIQTQPAMISDELRRQADEFVDLASLAGRIGREPGERPARASGEAPTRYRGEGRANPGLENRYGIRQPEAEEE; encoded by the coding sequence ATGCCAGTCACCCAGCGCAGCGCCATCTTCATCGACGGCGCCAACCTCTACGCCACCACCAAGGCCCTCGGTTTCGACATCGACTACAAGAAGCTGCTCAAGGAATTTCAGTCGCGGGAGAACCTCCTGCGGGCATTCTACTACACGGCCATGATCGAGGATCAGGAATACTCCTCGATCCGGCCGCTGATCGACTGGCTCGACTACAACGGCTACCGCGTCGTGACCAAGCCCGTGAAGGAGTTCACGGACTCGATGGGGCGGCGGAAGTACAAGGGCAACATGGACATCGAGCTGGCGATCGACGCCCTCGAGCTCAGCCCGCACATCGACCACATGATCCTGTTCTCCGGCGACGGCGATTTCCGCTCGCTCGTCGAGGCGATGCAGCGGCGCGGCGTGAAGGTGACGGTGATCTCCACGATCCAGACCCAGCCGGCGATGATCTCCGACGAGTTGCGACGGCAGGCCGACGAGTTCGTCGACCTCGCGAGCCTCGCGGGCCGGATCGGGCGCGAGCCCGGCGAGCGCCCGGCGCGGGCCTCCGGCGAGGCGCCGACCCGCTACCGCGGGGAGGGAAGGGCCAATCCGGGCCTGGAGAACCGCTACGGCATCCGCCAGCCGGAGGCCGAGGAGGAGTAG
- a CDS encoding peroxiredoxin → MPSTHDTLPDDLPVPVDDGAADHLRGMRLPDVALTATNGRTVSLARLPGRTVAYAYPRTGEPGQPGLTPDWDAIPGARGCTPQACDFRDHHAALTARGVAQVFGLSTQTSAYQREAAERLRLPFPLLADPHRAFAMAARLPTFEAGGQVLLRRLTLVIDDGVVSELFYPVFPPDRSARQVLDWLDGGSA, encoded by the coding sequence ATGCCCTCCACCCACGATACCCTGCCCGACGACCTGCCGGTCCCCGTCGACGACGGCGCGGCCGATCACCTGCGCGGGATGCGCCTGCCCGACGTGGCGCTCACCGCCACCAACGGCCGCACGGTCTCGCTGGCGCGGCTGCCGGGCCGCACCGTGGCCTACGCCTACCCGCGCACCGGCGAGCCGGGCCAGCCGGGCCTGACGCCCGACTGGGACGCCATTCCCGGCGCCCGGGGCTGCACGCCGCAGGCCTGCGATTTCCGCGATCACCACGCCGCGCTGACGGCCCGAGGCGTCGCCCAGGTCTTCGGCCTCTCGACCCAGACGAGCGCCTACCAGCGGGAGGCGGCCGAGCGCCTGCGCCTGCCCTTCCCGCTGCTGGCCGATCCGCACCGGGCCTTCGCGATGGCGGCGCGCCTGCCCACCTTCGAGGCCGGCGGCCAGGTGCTGCTGCGCCGCCTCACCCTGGTGATCGACGACGGCGTCGTGAGCGAGCTGTTCTATCCGGTCTTCCCGCCGGACCGGAGCGCCAGGCAGGTCCTCGACTGGCTCGACGGGGGCAGCGCCTGA
- the smpB gene encoding SsrA-binding protein SmpB: MAPKPEPSRRIVADNRAARYHYTIEDTLEAGIALTGTEVKSLRGGKATIGEAYAGPSGNDLMLFNAYIPEYLEANRFNHDTKRPRRLLLHRRQINKLIGATQRQGYTVVPLKIYFNDKGRAKVELGLGKGKQAHDKREAVKERDWQRDRARLLRDRG; the protein is encoded by the coding sequence ATGGCCCCGAAACCGGAGCCCAGTCGGCGCATCGTCGCCGACAACCGCGCCGCGCGCTATCACTACACGATCGAGGACACGCTCGAGGCCGGCATCGCGCTGACCGGCACCGAGGTGAAATCCCTGCGCGGCGGCAAGGCGACGATCGGCGAGGCCTATGCCGGACCCTCCGGCAACGACCTGATGCTGTTCAACGCCTACATCCCGGAATACCTGGAGGCGAACCGCTTCAACCACGACACCAAGCGCCCGCGCCGCCTGCTGCTGCACCGCCGCCAGATCAACAAGCTGATCGGCGCGACCCAGCGCCAGGGCTACACGGTGGTGCCGCTGAAGATCTACTTCAACGACAAAGGGCGGGCGAAGGTCGAGCTCGGCCTCGGCAAGGGCAAGCAGGCCCACGACAAGCGCGAGGCGGTCAAGGAGCGCGACTGGCAGCGCGACCGGGCGCGGCTGCTGCGCGACCGGGGCTGA
- the dapA gene encoding 4-hydroxy-tetrahydrodipicolinate synthase, with protein sequence MTEMTGSRLRGSLTALVTPFRDGAFDEAAFRKFVRWQIEQGSHGLVPTGTTGESPTLTHSEHDRVVEACIDEAGARVPVVAGAGSNSTAEAVERAQHAERAGADAVLVVTPYYNKPTQAGLYAHFKAVNDAVGIPIIIYNIPPRSVVDMSVETMARLFELKNIAGVKDATAKIDRVSQQRQAMGASFVQLSGEDATALGYNAHGGHGCISVVANVAPRLCADLQEATLAGDYAKALALQDRLFPLQTGLFAEANPAPVKYALSRLGHMTDELRLPLVPVTEPTKRIVDDALRHAGLLVD encoded by the coding sequence ATGACCGAGATGACCGGGAGCCGCCTGCGGGGCTCGCTCACCGCGCTTGTGACGCCCTTCCGCGACGGGGCCTTCGACGAGGCCGCCTTCCGGAAGTTCGTGCGCTGGCAGATCGAGCAGGGCAGCCACGGCCTCGTGCCCACCGGCACCACCGGCGAGAGCCCGACCCTGACCCATTCCGAGCACGACCGGGTGGTCGAGGCCTGCATCGACGAGGCGGGCGCGCGCGTGCCGGTCGTGGCGGGCGCGGGCTCCAACTCCACCGCCGAGGCGGTCGAGCGGGCGCAGCACGCCGAGCGCGCGGGCGCCGACGCCGTCCTGGTGGTGACGCCGTACTACAACAAGCCGACGCAGGCGGGCCTCTACGCCCACTTCAAGGCCGTCAACGACGCGGTCGGCATCCCGATCATCATCTACAACATCCCGCCGCGCTCCGTCGTCGACATGAGCGTCGAGACGATGGCCCGGCTCTTCGAGCTGAAGAACATCGCCGGCGTGAAGGACGCGACCGCCAAGATCGACCGCGTCAGCCAGCAGCGTCAGGCCATGGGCGCGAGCTTCGTCCAGCTTTCGGGCGAAGATGCGACGGCGCTCGGCTACAACGCCCACGGCGGCCACGGCTGCATCTCGGTGGTGGCGAACGTCGCCCCGCGCCTCTGCGCCGACCTACAGGAAGCGACGCTCGCGGGCGACTACGCCAAGGCGCTGGCCCTCCAGGACAGGCTGTTCCCCCTGCAGACCGGCCTGTTCGCCGAGGCTAACCCGGCGCCGGTGAAGTACGCGCTGTCGCGGCTCGGCCACATGACCGACGAGCTGCGCCTGCCGCTGGTGCCGGTGACCGAGCCCACCAAGCGCATCGTCGACGACGCCCTGCGCCACGCCGGCCTGCTGGTCGACTGA
- a CDS encoding lytic transglycosylase domain-containing protein, whose protein sequence is MIRPAASHPAPKRTSLTAAALVATVGVALAGPAGQAGIDAPTTPPATQPAPPASDAALSTAQVRGAQAVKASDPVAADALKLDPVHASSGDDKGEEPARTLPAAASAYASADPDAPVAFPLPDAAVTPAAPVPEVPDPARPKISGDTDPTLLRGAIDLYRKGRVADGDRMRDGFTDPAAKALLEWVAIRAGAGIGFNRTVAFVRANPDWPAGPLLRRRAEEALLSEKKAPATVRAYFATAKPVSAPGKFALALALRADGCDADAAEMVRDLWRTESFGRSLEAKVLDAFPDALTRVDHRYRMERALLKDDWESAGRAAGYAGGAYASLVRARRAVEDKSSGAASALAAVPPSLRSDASYIFSRAQYFRRADKPEAAAAVLATAPSNPDVLVDGDEWWIERRIVARKLLDLGDAKTAYAVASQPAARSPEKRIEAEFHAGWIALRFAGDPAAAAQHFARVAAIAESPISVARAAYWQGRAAEALGQSEEAKRFYERAALQPIAYYGQVARARLGQTSLPLRAPADLEGAERQAFDGRLSIRALRLLGEAGIKELALPLYIDAARDLSDPRELQALGDLATDMKDARALVAIGKLAVQRGLPLDAHAYPTIGIPTYETFTAVPQVERAMVYAIARQESQFDPRAQSGVGARGLMQMMPATAQRTARRVSTAFDVDRLTSDPAYCARLGQAHLGELMEDWRGSYVLAFASYNAGGGNVKKWIDAYGDPRKGDVDVIDWVERIPFTETRNYVQRVMENLQVYRSRLDSRSALLIEGDLHRGAR, encoded by the coding sequence GTGATCCGACCCGCGGCCTCGCATCCGGCCCCGAAGCGCACGTCCCTCACCGCCGCCGCGCTCGTCGCCACCGTCGGCGTGGCGCTCGCCGGCCCAGCCGGCCAAGCCGGCATCGACGCGCCCACGACGCCGCCGGCCACGCAGCCCGCGCCGCCGGCGAGCGACGCCGCCCTCTCGACCGCCCAGGTCCGGGGCGCGCAGGCCGTGAAGGCGAGCGACCCTGTCGCGGCCGACGCCCTGAAGCTCGATCCGGTCCACGCCTCGAGCGGCGACGACAAGGGCGAGGAGCCCGCCCGGACGCTGCCGGCCGCGGCCTCGGCCTACGCCTCCGCCGACCCCGACGCCCCGGTGGCCTTCCCGCTGCCGGACGCCGCGGTCACCCCGGCGGCCCCGGTGCCCGAGGTGCCGGATCCCGCGCGCCCGAAGATCTCCGGCGACACCGACCCGACGCTGCTGCGCGGCGCCATCGACCTCTACCGCAAGGGCCGCGTCGCCGACGGCGACCGGATGCGCGACGGCTTCACCGACCCGGCCGCGAAGGCGCTGCTCGAATGGGTGGCGATCCGCGCGGGCGCCGGGATCGGCTTCAACCGCACCGTGGCCTTCGTCCGGGCCAATCCGGACTGGCCGGCCGGCCCGCTGCTGCGCCGCCGGGCCGAGGAGGCGCTGCTCTCCGAGAAGAAGGCGCCCGCGACGGTCCGGGCCTACTTCGCCACGGCGAAGCCGGTGAGCGCGCCGGGCAAGTTCGCCTTGGCGCTGGCCCTGCGCGCCGACGGCTGCGACGCCGACGCCGCCGAGATGGTCCGAGACCTCTGGCGCACCGAGAGCTTCGGGCGGAGCCTGGAAGCGAAGGTGCTCGACGCCTTCCCGGACGCGCTGACCCGGGTCGACCACCGCTACCGGATGGAGCGGGCGCTCCTGAAGGACGACTGGGAGAGCGCCGGCCGGGCCGCCGGCTACGCGGGCGGCGCCTATGCCAGCCTCGTGCGCGCCCGCCGGGCCGTGGAGGACAAGTCCTCCGGCGCCGCTTCCGCGCTCGCCGCGGTGCCGCCGTCGCTGCGCAGCGACGCGTCCTACATCTTCTCCCGGGCGCAGTATTTCCGCCGGGCCGACAAGCCCGAAGCCGCCGCCGCCGTGCTCGCGACGGCGCCGAGCAACCCGGACGTGCTGGTCGACGGCGACGAGTGGTGGATCGAGCGCCGGATCGTGGCGCGCAAGCTCCTCGACCTCGGCGATGCCAAGACCGCCTACGCGGTGGCGAGCCAGCCGGCGGCGCGCTCGCCCGAGAAGCGCATCGAGGCCGAGTTCCACGCCGGCTGGATCGCGCTCCGCTTCGCCGGCGATCCCGCCGCCGCCGCGCAGCATTTCGCCCGGGTGGCGGCGATCGCCGAGAGCCCGATCTCGGTGGCGCGGGCCGCCTACTGGCAGGGACGGGCGGCCGAGGCGCTCGGCCAGTCGGAGGAGGCGAAGCGCTTCTACGAGCGCGCCGCCCTGCAGCCGATCGCCTATTACGGCCAGGTGGCCCGGGCCCGGCTCGGCCAGACCAGCCTGCCCCTGCGGGCGCCGGCCGACCTCGAGGGCGCGGAGCGCCAGGCCTTCGACGGGCGGCTCTCCATCCGCGCCCTGCGCCTGCTCGGCGAGGCCGGGATCAAGGAGCTGGCCCTGCCGCTCTACATCGACGCCGCCCGGGACCTCTCGGACCCGCGCGAGCTCCAGGCGCTCGGCGACCTCGCCACCGACATGAAGGACGCCCGCGCCCTGGTGGCGATCGGCAAGCTCGCGGTCCAGCGCGGCCTGCCGCTCGACGCCCACGCCTACCCGACGATCGGGATCCCCACCTACGAGACCTTCACGGCGGTCCCGCAGGTCGAGCGGGCCATGGTCTACGCCATCGCCCGCCAGGAGAGCCAGTTCGACCCGCGCGCCCAGTCGGGCGTCGGCGCCAGGGGGCTGATGCAGATGATGCCGGCCACCGCCCAGCGCACCGCCCGCCGGGTCTCGACCGCCTTCGACGTCGACCGCCTGACCAGCGATCCCGCCTACTGCGCGAGGCTCGGCCAGGCCCATCTCGGCGAGCTGATGGAGGATTGGCGCGGCTCCTACGTGCTCGCCTTCGCCTCCTACAACGCGGGCGGCGGCAACGTGAAGAAGTGGATCGACGCCTACGGCGACCCGCGCAAGGGCGACGTCGACGTGATCGACTGGGTGGAGCGCATCCCCTTCACGGAGACGCGCAACTACGTGCAGCGGGTCATGGAGAACCTGCAGGTCTACCGCTCGCGGCTCGACAGCCGCAGCGCCCTGCTGATCGAGGGCGACCTCCACCGCGGCGCGCGGTAG
- a CDS encoding catalase family peroxidase, translating into MLRSRSGFALLLSTALAAAAPALAQEASTAEQTIDVMNTLFGKHPGARANHAKGVVAEGSFTPSPEAAKISKASLFQGPAVPVTIRFSDATGVPTIPDGAADANPHGLALKFKLSDGSEMDVVTNSLKYFPVATGEEFRDLLKAAAESGPNAAHPTALERFAAAHPAAATAGGTARTPSSLARQTYNGVNAFILVDAAGKRQPFRFRFVPVEGEEILAPEEAAKRDPNFLMAEIGPRVAKTPARFRMLAQLAEPGDPTNDATKPWPDDRKTVDLGTVTVSKVVPDSAEAEKALLFMPNNLTDGIEVSDDPLIDARVQAYAVSFSRRSQ; encoded by the coding sequence ATGCTGCGTTCGAGATCGGGTTTCGCCCTCCTGCTGAGCACCGCGCTCGCGGCCGCCGCCCCGGCCCTGGCCCAGGAGGCCTCCACCGCCGAGCAGACGATCGACGTGATGAACACGCTGTTCGGCAAGCATCCGGGCGCCCGGGCCAACCACGCCAAGGGCGTGGTCGCCGAGGGCAGCTTCACCCCGTCGCCCGAGGCGGCGAAGATCAGCAAGGCCTCCCTGTTCCAGGGGCCGGCGGTGCCGGTGACGATCCGGTTCTCGGACGCCACCGGCGTCCCGACCATCCCGGACGGCGCGGCCGACGCCAACCCGCACGGCCTCGCCCTCAAGTTCAAGCTGAGCGACGGCTCCGAGATGGACGTCGTCACGAACTCGCTGAAGTACTTCCCGGTCGCCACGGGCGAGGAGTTCCGCGACCTCCTGAAGGCCGCCGCCGAGAGCGGCCCGAACGCGGCCCATCCGACCGCGCTGGAGCGCTTCGCCGCCGCCCACCCGGCCGCCGCCACCGCGGGCGGGACCGCCAGGACCCCGTCGAGCCTCGCACGGCAGACCTACAACGGCGTCAACGCCTTCATCCTGGTGGACGCGGCCGGCAAGCGGCAGCCGTTCCGGTTCCGCTTCGTGCCGGTGGAGGGCGAGGAGATCCTCGCCCCCGAGGAGGCGGCCAAGCGCGATCCGAACTTCCTGATGGCCGAGATCGGCCCGCGGGTCGCCAAGACTCCGGCGAGGTTCCGGATGCTGGCCCAGCTCGCCGAGCCGGGTGACCCCACCAACGACGCCACCAAGCCCTGGCCGGACGACCGGAAGACGGTCGATCTCGGCACCGTGACGGTGAGCAAGGTCGTGCCCGACAGCGCCGAGGCCGAGAAGGCGCTGCTGTTCATGCCGAACAACCTGACCGACGGGATCGAGGTTTCGGACGACCCGCTGATCGACGCCCGCGTCCAGGCCTACGCGGTCTCGTTCAGCCGCCGCTCGCAGTAG
- a CDS encoding thermonuclease family protein, producing the protein MSLYVGILLACAAGLAGTLLCPDDRGDRSRLPLLAALVAGGLGWHGPARAGEILRGPAQVIDGGTLRVGGRPVSLFGIAAPEADATCADARDRPYPCGRDAARALADRIGGAAVTCEPRGEAGAALCRVGEADLGAWMVAQGLALPDRDLAPDYAPAADRAWGRRLGLWSGVFQDPAERRGRRAAAGLRAAG; encoded by the coding sequence ATGTCGCTCTACGTCGGTATCCTCCTCGCCTGCGCGGCCGGCCTCGCCGGCACCCTCCTCTGCCCGGACGACAGGGGCGACCGCTCGCGCCTGCCGCTCCTCGCCGCGCTCGTGGCGGGCGGCCTCGGCTGGCACGGCCCCGCGCGGGCCGGCGAGATCCTGCGCGGCCCCGCCCAGGTGATCGACGGCGGGACGCTGCGCGTCGGCGGACGGCCGGTGAGCCTGTTCGGGATCGCCGCGCCGGAGGCCGACGCGACCTGCGCGGACGCCCGGGACCGGCCCTACCCGTGCGGCCGCGACGCCGCCCGGGCGCTCGCCGACCGGATCGGCGGGGCGGCCGTCACCTGCGAGCCGCGGGGCGAGGCGGGCGCGGCGCTCTGCCGGGTCGGCGAGGCGGATCTCGGGGCCTGGATGGTGGCGCAGGGCCTCGCCCTGCCCGACCGGGACCTCGCGCCGGACTACGCGCCCGCGGCGGACCGGGCCTGGGGGCGCCGCCTCGGCCTGTGGTCGGGGGTGTTCCAGGATCCCGCCGAGCGGCGGGGCCGCCGCGCCGCCGCGGGCCTGCGCGCCGCCGGGTGA
- a CDS encoding PepSY domain-containing protein, with translation MSPFPPRRLVLALGLLATLAGGPLHASEDADRARRALESGEIRPLDAVLAAARAAVPGDVVSVDLKHDDGHWLYKLRILGPDGKRRTVKVDAGTLKILDEDDDD, from the coding sequence ATGAGCCCGTTCCCGCCCCGCCGCCTCGTTCTCGCCCTCGGCCTGCTGGCCACCCTCGCGGGCGGGCCCCTGCACGCCTCCGAGGATGCCGACCGGGCCCGCCGGGCCCTGGAGAGCGGCGAGATCCGCCCCCTCGACGCGGTGCTGGCGGCGGCCCGGGCGGCGGTGCCGGGGGACGTCGTGTCGGTCGACCTCAAGCACGACGACGGGCACTGGCTGTACAAGCTGCGCATCCTCGGGCCCGACGGGAAGCGCCGGACCGTGAAGGTCGATGCCGGCACGCTCAAGATCCTGGACGAGGACGACGATGATTGA
- a CDS encoding response regulator transcription factor produces the protein MRVLIVEDEPRIAADIRQGLERAGYVADVVADGEAAWFRAETETYDAMVLDLGLPRLDGLGVLRRLRAADITLPVLILTARDGWRERVEGIDAGADDYLAKPFRMEELVARLRAILRRTAGHAAPVLRAGTVELDTRTRAVSVDGRPTELTALEYRLLAFLLHRQGQVVPAGELLDHLHGVGTEREANALEALLTRLRRKIGPGVIETRRGQGYLIAGPDGP, from the coding sequence GTGCGCGTCCTGATCGTCGAGGACGAGCCGCGCATCGCGGCGGACATCCGGCAGGGCCTGGAGAGGGCCGGCTACGTCGCCGACGTGGTGGCGGACGGCGAGGCGGCGTGGTTCCGCGCCGAGACCGAGACGTACGACGCCATGGTGCTGGATCTCGGCCTGCCGCGCCTCGACGGGCTCGGCGTGCTGCGCCGCCTGCGCGCCGCCGACATCACCCTGCCTGTCCTGATCCTGACCGCCCGCGACGGCTGGCGCGAGCGCGTCGAGGGCATCGACGCCGGCGCCGACGACTACCTCGCCAAGCCGTTCCGCATGGAGGAGCTGGTCGCGCGGCTGCGGGCGATCCTGCGGCGCACCGCCGGCCACGCCGCGCCGGTGCTGCGCGCCGGCACGGTCGAGCTCGACACCCGCACCCGCGCGGTCAGCGTCGACGGCAGGCCCACGGAGCTGACCGCCCTGGAATACCGGCTGCTGGCCTTCCTGCTGCACCGGCAGGGGCAGGTCGTGCCGGCGGGCGAGCTGCTCGACCACCTTCACGGCGTCGGGACCGAGCGCGAGGCCAACGCCCTGGAGGCGCTCCTGACGCGCCTGCGGCGCAAGATCGGGCCGGGGGTGATCGAGACCCGCCGCGGCCAGGGCTACCTGATTGCCGGACCGGACGGACCGTGA
- a CDS encoding sensor histidine kinase: protein MRRDSLRLRLGLAAAALIALALVLAGIGLTVILDRVLDARTVADLDRTAKLIAGRVGLAPDGTPTLSRDLPDPRFATPYGGLYWQVEAGSRALRSRSLWDRSLDLGPAGAGAQAPATLDTTGPDGGRLIAVVRPLQIGAPGAETALRVAVAEDRRGLAASRTTFLRLLVPALVALFVVLTLAMGLFVHRALGPFRVLQAELLAVHAGRRARLPEQFPDEVRPLVTDLNRLLDAQERALIRARDAAADMAHGLKTPLAVLDALARRTGSADPALAAEIAEQARAMGGQVERALARARVAAGGDLRRRSCPVAPVAERLVATLRRLPEGGSLDWAVAVPGTLAYPGEEGELMEVLGNLLDNARKWAHRRVRITGTEAGTDAGQPGLAVEDDGPGMSAAAIAGIGRGQRWDESRPGTGFGIAIARDVAEAAGARLDFGRSALGGLRAELRWPGG, encoded by the coding sequence GTGAGGCGCGACTCCCTCCGCCTGCGGCTCGGCCTCGCGGCGGCCGCGCTGATCGCGCTGGCGCTGGTGCTCGCCGGGATCGGCCTCACGGTGATCCTCGACCGGGTGCTCGACGCCCGCACCGTCGCGGATCTGGACCGGACCGCCAAGCTCATCGCCGGCCGGGTGGGCCTCGCGCCGGACGGGACGCCGACCCTGTCCCGGGACCTGCCGGACCCGCGCTTCGCCACGCCCTACGGCGGCCTGTACTGGCAGGTCGAGGCGGGATCGCGCGCGCTGCGCTCGCGCTCCCTCTGGGACAGGAGCCTCGATCTGGGACCGGCCGGGGCGGGCGCGCAGGCCCCCGCGACCCTCGACACGACCGGGCCCGACGGCGGCCGGCTCATCGCGGTGGTGCGGCCGCTGCAGATCGGCGCGCCGGGCGCCGAGACCGCGCTGCGGGTCGCGGTGGCGGAGGACCGGCGCGGCCTCGCGGCGAGCCGGACCACGTTCCTGCGCCTGCTCGTCCCGGCGCTCGTCGCCCTGTTCGTCGTCCTGACCCTGGCGATGGGCCTGTTCGTGCACCGGGCGCTCGGCCCGTTCCGGGTGCTGCAGGCGGAGCTCCTGGCGGTCCATGCCGGGCGGCGGGCGCGGCTTCCGGAGCAGTTCCCCGACGAGGTCCGGCCGCTGGTCACCGATCTCAACCGGCTGCTCGACGCGCAGGAGCGCGCCCTGATCCGCGCCCGCGACGCCGCCGCCGACATGGCCCACGGCCTCAAGACGCCGCTGGCGGTGCTGGACGCGCTGGCGCGCCGGACCGGGTCGGCCGACCCGGCGCTGGCGGCCGAGATCGCCGAGCAGGCGCGGGCCATGGGCGGGCAGGTGGAGCGGGCGCTGGCCCGGGCGCGGGTCGCGGCCGGGGGCGACCTGCGGCGGCGGTCCTGCCCGGTCGCCCCGGTGGCGGAACGCCTCGTCGCGACCCTGCGGCGGCTGCCGGAGGGCGGGTCCCTCGACTGGGCCGTGGCGGTGCCCGGGACCCTCGCCTATCCGGGCGAGGAGGGCGAGCTGATGGAGGTGCTGGGCAACCTCCTCGACAATGCCCGGAAGTGGGCGCACCGGCGGGTCCGGATCACCGGGACGGAAGCCGGGACGGACGCCGGCCAGCCGGGCCTCGCCGTCGAGGATGACGGCCCCGGCATGAGCGCCGCGGCCATCGCGGGGATCGGGCGCGGCCAGCGCTGGGACGAGAGCCGGCCGGGCACCGGGTTCGGCATCGCCATCGCCCGCGACGTCGCCGAGGCCGCCGGCGCCCGGCTCGATTTCGGCCGCTCGGCGCTGGGCGGCCTGCGAGCGGAGCTGCGCTGGCCGGGCGGGTAG
- the cysC gene encoding adenylyl-sulfate kinase, whose protein sequence is MCVVQKIPQTVPAGLPPGPVTWHPLQAREARWARLGQVPVIAWLTGLSGAGKSTLAAEADRTLVAGGRHSAVLDGDNLRHGLNADLAFSPEDRAENVRRTAEVARLMAEAGTVVIVSLISPYRADRALARRIAGDIPFLEVFVDTPLGLCEARDPKGLYRLARAGRIPGFTGISAPYEAPERPDLTIATEGRGTAACARALSARLMRLSRAGAGAERGR, encoded by the coding sequence ATGTGCGTCGTGCAGAAGATCCCGCAGACGGTTCCGGCCGGCCTCCCTCCGGGCCCCGTGACCTGGCACCCCCTCCAGGCGCGGGAGGCGCGCTGGGCGCGCCTCGGCCAGGTGCCGGTGATCGCGTGGCTGACCGGCCTGTCGGGGGCCGGGAAGTCGACGCTGGCGGCGGAGGCCGACCGGACCCTGGTGGCGGGCGGCCGGCACAGCGCCGTCCTCGACGGCGACAACCTGCGCCACGGGCTCAACGCCGACCTCGCCTTCTCGCCGGAGGACCGCGCCGAGAACGTCCGGCGCACCGCCGAGGTGGCGCGGCTGATGGCCGAGGCGGGGACGGTGGTGATCGTCTCGCTGATCTCGCCCTACCGGGCCGACCGGGCGCTGGCGCGCCGGATCGCCGGCGACATCCCGTTCCTGGAGGTGTTCGTCGACACGCCGCTGGGCCTGTGCGAGGCCCGGGACCCGAAGGGCCTCTACCGGCTGGCCCGCGCCGGCCGCATCCCGGGCTTCACCGGCATCTCGGCGCCCTACGAGGCGCCGGAGCGGCCGGACCTGACGATCGCCACCGAGGGCCGCGGCACCGCGGCCTGCGCCCGCGCCCTGAGCGCGCGGCTGATGCGGCTGAGCCGGGCGGGCGCGGGTGCGGAGCGGGGGCGGTGA
- the metW gene encoding methionine biosynthesis protein MetW, protein MTFGKLPLGKISLGKVRHGAPWEGADALPHAAEGGGARVDHLVVLGLVPAGARVLDIGCGDGSLLALLRDRRAIDGRGIELSREGVNACLARGLSVIQGDADTDLANYPDGAFDVVVLSQTIQATRNPRVVLEHLLRIGRQVIISFPNFGHWRVRSELAFRGRMPVTEIMPDAWWETPNIHHCTIRDFVGLCRLIGARIEHATALDARGRPMRFSMPWWVWNLFGAQGVFLLRREDAGP, encoded by the coding sequence ATGACCTTCGGCAAGCTGCCCCTGGGCAAGATCTCCTTGGGCAAGGTCCGCCACGGCGCCCCCTGGGAGGGCGCGGACGCCCTGCCCCACGCGGCCGAGGGCGGCGGCGCCCGCGTCGACCACCTCGTCGTGCTCGGCCTCGTCCCGGCCGGCGCCCGGGTGCTCGACATCGGCTGCGGCGACGGCTCGCTGCTGGCGCTGCTGCGCGACCGCCGCGCCATCGACGGGCGCGGGATCGAGCTGTCCCGCGAGGGCGTGAACGCCTGCCTCGCCCGGGGCCTGTCGGTGATCCAGGGCGACGCCGACACCGACCTCGCCAACTACCCGGACGGGGCCTTCGACGTCGTGGTCCTGTCCCAGACCATCCAGGCGACCCGCAATCCCCGGGTGGTGCTGGAGCACCTGCTGCGCATCGGCCGGCAGGTGATCATCTCGTTCCCGAATTTCGGGCACTGGCGGGTGCGCTCCGAGCTGGCCTTCCGCGGGCGGATGCCGGTCACCGAGATCATGCCGGACGCGTGGTGGGAGACGCCCAACATCCACCACTGCACGATCCGCGACTTCGTCGGCCTGTGCCGCCTGATCGGCGCGCGGATCGAGCACGCCACGGCGCTGGACGCCCGCGGCCGGCCGATGCGGTTCTCCATGCCCTGGTGGGTCTGGAACCTGTTCGGCGCGCAGGGCGTGTTCCTGCTCCGGCGCGAGGATGCCGGGCCCTAG